The sequence TGCAGATACACCCAAAATAGGTTTGTAGCCCCAACGGATGGCATGTTTGTCATAGATGCCAATATTGGGCATAAGGGCAACTCCTTCATCCCCCGGTTGGGCTATATAGTTAAATCGGGCATAGTCCATAATGGAAGGAGCCGTTCCAAATTTTTGGGTAAATTTCTTTGAACGAAGAGAGTCTACGGAATAGGCAGCGCTGCTTCCCATGTTATGCGGTAATCCAAGGGTATGACCTACTTCATGCGAGGAAACAAAGCGAATTAATCTACCCATTATTTCGTCTTTAAAAGCTACGTTACGCGCTTCTGGATTAATGGCTGCGGTTTGCACAAAGTACCAATTACGCAACAAGGTCATTACATTATGGTACCAGTTAATATCAGATTCCAGTATCTCACCACTACGAGGATCGCTTACATGGGGGCCATTTGCATTTGGAATGGGAGATGCCAAATAACGAACCACAGAGTATCGTATATCTTCTGGTGACCACTCAGGATCTTCTTCTTTTGTTGGTGGGTCCTTGGCTAAGATTGCATTTTTAAACCCAGCTGCTTCAAAAGCGATTTGCCAATCTTCAATACCTTGTTTTATAAAGGGGATCCATTTTTTAGGCGTGGCGCGATCTACATAATATACAATAGGTTTTTTGGGTTCTACCAATTCACCAGCTTTGTACTTTTCAATATCTTCATCTTTTACTTCCAATTTCCAACGATCTAGATAGCGCACGGTCTTACTTTCTTGAGCATCCAGCCCATAATCTACTTGACCTCTGGCAAACCAACCTACACGTTCATCAAAATAGCGACGTTTCATGGGTTCTTCTGGCAAAAGAATCATGGAGTTATTTATTTCTATGGAAATGGAACCTAAACTTTGGTTGCTGGGTGATGCTTTGGCCAGATAGGTTTTCACATGGCGTGCTTCCAAGTTTAATGGGTAACTTTTTATAGATTCCACATAACTTCTTTCTGCGTCCAAGCGACTGACCTTATATCGTTTTCTGTAAAATTCTGGCATACCAATAGCATTAACATCTTTGGTAAACATAGGGTCAACCTCAATAACAGTGGCCGGGTTCAAAGAGTCCTTCTTATTTAATGCTTTGATGTTAAATGCAAAGAGCACAGGCTCAAAATTGGAATTGACAACGGCTTCATGAACAGGTAAAGAATCGGCAGCCACATTTCCATAAGAAACCACACGTAGCAAAACTTTTTTAGGCTTCTTTTCCCACCGGAGTACCTGGGTATTGATTTTTCCCCCGCCAAAACCAATTCCAGTTGCTGTTTTTGAAATTCTGCTCACCATTAGCATTTCGCGATTAAATAATGAATCAGGAATCTCATAATAATGTTTGTCATCTACCTGATGAACTTGAAAAAGACCTTCATCTGTCTTTGCTTCTTTGGTAATTACCTTGTCATAAGGTTGAATGTCACCTTTTTTAGGTTTGGCCTCGGCTTTTTTTTCAGTGTTTTTCTTCTTCTTTTTAAAAAGTTGGGCTTCTGTGGTCTGAAAAGTGCTAACCAAAAAAATAAGTACGAAGACTTTTGGGAGTAATTTTTGAATCATTTTAAGTCAGTTTGATATGCTCAAGGCGATCAAAGAACCTAAAAAACGCGAAAACAGACTGTTAAATAATTATTAACTCTCATTTTTTTTCTAAAGATGACCAACCTCTGGGAGTATTGCATTTTACTGATGTTTTCCGTTGAAATCCCACCTATAGCTGGGCTGAGAGAAAATAAATTTTACCTAAAAAAAACAAAAAGCTGTAACAATTTAAAATTTGGATAGT is a genomic window of Flagellimonas sp. CMM7 containing:
- a CDS encoding zinc-dependent metalloprotease, which produces MIQKLLPKVFVLIFLVSTFQTTEAQLFKKKKKNTEKKAEAKPKKGDIQPYDKVITKEAKTDEGLFQVHQVDDKHYYEIPDSLFNREMLMVSRISKTATGIGFGGGKINTQVLRWEKKPKKVLLRVVSYGNVAADSLPVHEAVVNSNFEPVLFAFNIKALNKKDSLNPATVIEVDPMFTKDVNAIGMPEFYRKRYKVSRLDAERSYVESIKSYPLNLEARHVKTYLAKASPSNQSLGSISIEINNSMILLPEEPMKRRYFDERVGWFARGQVDYGLDAQESKTVRYLDRWKLEVKDEDIEKYKAGELVEPKKPIVYYVDRATPKKWIPFIKQGIEDWQIAFEAAGFKNAILAKDPPTKEEDPEWSPEDIRYSVVRYLASPIPNANGPHVSDPRSGEILESDINWYHNVMTLLRNWYFVQTAAINPEARNVAFKDEIMGRLIRFVSSHEVGHTLGLPHNMGSSAAYSVDSLRSKKFTQKFGTAPSIMDYARFNYIAQPGDEGVALMPNIGIYDKHAIRWGYKPILGVSAEEEKPILRNWILAHENDPNYRFGHQQIGDIHDPSSQTEDLGDDAIKASLYGIENLKRIVPNLAEWTTEDGKNYDDLETLYGQVVGQYRRYMGHVSNNIGGVYEYHKTSDQEGAVYTHVDKEHQKNCMTFLQEQLFKTPEWLIDQDIFNKIQYSGSIERIRSTQVRYLNTILHLGKMARIIENEAINGNKAYRLLDMMSDLRKGIWSETRSGKSIDTYRRNLQKAHIDRLAYLMTAENQKKLSDFGGYRKSTVVNTSQSDIRSVARAELNNLKRDIRNGMSRISDQMSRYHLQDALERIDAILDPS